A window from gamma proteobacterium SS-5 encodes these proteins:
- a CDS encoding LrgB family protein translates to MEQIWVYLAASPLFGLTATLVAYSLGHWLYVRCGSTPLLHPVLTAVALLILLLKLGDISYNSYFDGAQFVHFLLGPATVALAVPLYLQLERLRKLWLPILISLIFGVLLGALSALGIARWLGAGLETQLSLAPKSVTTPVAMGIAEAIGGLPSLTAVLVVTTGIIGAVLGNGLFRLLRIRDDSVKGVAMGVAAHGIGTARAFQLSQQMGAFSGLAMALSALASALILPGLIDLLYAFLVPASPG, encoded by the coding sequence ATGGAACAGATCTGGGTCTATCTCGCCGCCTCGCCCCTGTTTGGTCTCACCGCCACCCTGGTCGCCTACAGCCTGGGGCACTGGCTCTATGTGCGCTGCGGCAGCACGCCCCTGTTGCATCCGGTACTCACGGCGGTGGCCCTGCTGATCTTGCTGCTGAAACTGGGTGATATCTCCTACAACAGCTATTTCGACGGTGCCCAATTCGTCCATTTTCTCCTTGGCCCGGCCACGGTCGCTCTGGCCGTGCCCCTGTATCTGCAACTGGAGCGCCTGCGTAAGCTCTGGCTGCCGATCCTCATCAGCCTGATATTCGGCGTGTTACTGGGTGCGCTGAGCGCCCTGGGCATTGCCCGTTGGCTGGGTGCCGGGCTGGAGACCCAGCTGTCCCTGGCACCCAAATCGGTGACCACGCCGGTGGCCATGGGCATAGCCGAGGCCATCGGCGGCCTGCCTTCGCTCACCGCCGTGCTGGTGGTGACCACCGGCATCATCGGCGCGGTGCTGGGCAACGGCCTGTTTCGCCTGCTGCGCATCCGGGATGATAGCGTCAAGGGCGTCGCCATGGGGGTTGCCGCCCATGGCATAGGCACGGCGCGGGCGTTTCAGTTGAGCCAGCAGATGGGGGCCTTCTCCGGCCTGGCCATGGCCCTGTCGGCCCTGGCCTCGGCGTTGATCCTGCCCGGCCTGATCGATCTCCTCTACGCTTTTTTGGTTCCGGCCTCGCCGGGTTAG
- a CDS encoding response regulator produces MKLPLKLALPPLAGLLLTLAVLHFYWAPQQVEQARQAFQAQTSAQLRAAEPALINQLLARDLAAVVSSLDVLQAELAGRWFNLELYDDQGKRLYPLFGQRRAPQLGEEFIEQRHPLELSGTQLGYLRLDLNWAEPLRQVAKKVEGIRNFIFLLILVVTLIVLLASYRLIIYPLRVLERATQRIAEGSWDLQLPPGGADEIGQLSEHFAKMALELQCREKALNDHAVVCLTDAQGRILRVNDRFAQISGYSAEELIGQTHRLIKSDLHDKAFYQALWRTIQQGDTWYGEFCNHKRTGERFWVSTSITPLPDKQGRPERYLGICTDITPQKQAELAMRAAREAADAANRMKSEFLANMSHEIRTPMNTIIGMSQLALDSGLEGRAQGYVSRVSQAAESLLGIIDDILDFSKIEADKLHLEQRPFELNQVFHKLDVLLGFKADEKGLELLFDIDPELPPRLLGDALRLNQILVNLVNNAIKFTNQGNIIVHARQDQLPAEEAQDEAQSGTNLLLHFQVRDTGIGMSQEQQARLFQPFSQADGSITRNYGGTGLGLAICKRLTQMMGGRIWVESAPGQGSCFHFTLKCRPAETQPGLPRPDRSLAQSRLLLVDDNPAAREILAHLAAGLGLNPASATSGKEALEQLFQGVTQGKPYDFILLDWQMPGMDGYECAQKIQHSINPPPKIIMVTAHGQEVLLQKAEQDDLPLAALLHKPVTPSSLLNSLLQALGRTGLQRHNSQDQADYRKIAARLAGAHLLLVEDNVFNQDLAMELLSRNGIGVELAQNGQAALDRLRLGRFDGVLMDCQMPVMDGYTATRLIRQQGEYHDLPIIAMTANAMVEDVTKALDAGMNDHIAKPINLYQMFSTLAKWIKPRQQADASLPTPVQDQGQPQAPSKLPLFAHIDSQKALAMLEGDEELYINLLRMFQRNQADSIPLIRQALAVDDKATAARAAHSLKGTAGSIGATGLQQQSQALEQDIKQGQEIDPKRLEQMEALLEQIRAELAPLAEKTSEQPQQPQAPYSDAELDQQLQLLREMVDDYQVESKDKLAEILAHLAAGTLRQNLAQLGPDLEQFEFDQAKECLNRIIPAPFSDGKAPEALP; encoded by the coding sequence ATGAAACTCCCCCTGAAACTGGCATTGCCGCCCCTGGCGGGTTTATTGCTGACCCTGGCTGTGTTGCATTTTTATTGGGCGCCGCAACAGGTGGAACAGGCACGGCAGGCGTTTCAAGCGCAGACATCGGCCCAGCTGCGGGCTGCCGAGCCGGCCCTGATCAACCAGCTGCTGGCGCGAGACCTGGCAGCGGTGGTTAGCAGCCTGGATGTGCTGCAGGCGGAGCTTGCCGGGCGCTGGTTTAATCTGGAGCTGTACGACGACCAAGGCAAACGCCTCTACCCCCTGTTTGGCCAGCGTCGGGCGCCACAGCTGGGCGAGGAGTTCATCGAGCAGCGCCATCCCTTGGAACTGTCCGGTACCCAGCTGGGCTATCTGCGCCTGGACCTGAACTGGGCCGAGCCTCTGCGGCAGGTGGCCAAGAAGGTGGAGGGCATCCGCAATTTCATCTTCCTGCTCATCCTGGTGGTGACGCTGATCGTCTTGCTGGCCAGTTATCGGCTGATTATTTACCCGCTGCGGGTGTTGGAACGGGCCACCCAGCGCATCGCCGAGGGGTCCTGGGACCTGCAGCTACCCCCCGGCGGCGCGGATGAGATCGGCCAGCTCAGCGAGCACTTTGCCAAGATGGCCCTGGAGCTGCAATGCCGGGAGAAGGCACTCAACGACCATGCCGTGGTCTGCCTGACCGATGCCCAGGGGCGCATCCTGCGGGTCAATGACCGCTTTGCGCAGATCAGCGGCTACAGCGCCGAGGAGTTGATCGGCCAGACCCATCGCCTGATCAAGTCCGACCTGCACGACAAGGCCTTCTATCAGGCGCTGTGGCGCACCATCCAGCAAGGCGACACCTGGTATGGCGAGTTCTGCAACCACAAGCGAACGGGCGAGCGTTTCTGGGTCAGTACCAGCATCACCCCACTGCCGGATAAACAGGGCCGACCGGAACGCTATCTGGGGATATGCACCGACATCACCCCGCAAAAGCAGGCGGAGCTGGCCATGCGTGCCGCCCGCGAGGCGGCCGATGCCGCCAACCGCATGAAAAGCGAATTTCTGGCCAACATGAGCCATGAGATCCGCACCCCGATGAATACCATCATCGGCATGTCCCAGCTGGCCCTGGATAGCGGTCTGGAGGGCCGTGCCCAGGGCTATGTCAGCCGGGTTAGCCAGGCCGCCGAGTCCCTGCTGGGGATCATTGACGATATCCTCGACTTCTCCAAGATCGAGGCCGATAAGCTGCACCTGGAACAGCGGCCCTTCGAGCTGAATCAGGTGTTCCACAAGCTGGATGTTCTGCTTGGCTTCAAGGCCGATGAAAAGGGCCTGGAGCTGTTGTTTGATATCGATCCCGAGCTGCCGCCCCGGCTGCTGGGCGATGCCCTGCGCCTGAACCAGATCCTGGTCAATCTGGTGAACAACGCCATTAAATTCACCAACCAGGGCAATATCATCGTCCATGCGCGGCAGGATCAACTGCCAGCGGAAGAGGCGCAGGATGAGGCCCAATCCGGCACCAACCTGCTGCTGCACTTTCAGGTCCGGGATACCGGCATAGGCATGAGCCAGGAGCAGCAGGCCCGGTTGTTCCAGCCCTTCAGCCAGGCCGACGGCAGCATCACCCGCAACTACGGCGGCACCGGCCTGGGCCTGGCTATCTGCAAGCGTCTCACCCAGATGATGGGCGGGCGCATCTGGGTGGAAAGCGCCCCCGGCCAGGGCAGCTGCTTCCACTTCACCCTCAAATGCCGCCCCGCCGAGACCCAGCCCGGCCTACCCCGGCCGGATCGGTCCCTGGCCCAGTCGCGCCTGCTGCTGGTGGACGACAACCCGGCGGCGCGGGAGATCCTCGCCCACCTGGCCGCCGGGCTTGGCCTGAATCCGGCCAGCGCCACCTCAGGCAAGGAGGCCCTGGAGCAGCTATTCCAGGGCGTGACCCAGGGAAAACCCTATGATTTCATCCTCTTGGACTGGCAGATGCCGGGCATGGATGGCTACGAGTGCGCGCAGAAGATCCAGCACAGCATCAACCCGCCACCCAAGATCATCATGGTTACCGCCCACGGCCAGGAGGTGCTGCTGCAGAAGGCAGAACAGGACGACCTACCCCTGGCCGCCCTGCTGCACAAGCCGGTGACCCCCTCCAGCCTGCTCAATAGCCTGCTACAGGCGCTGGGTCGGACCGGGCTGCAACGGCACAACAGCCAGGATCAGGCCGATTACCGGAAGATTGCCGCCCGGCTGGCCGGTGCCCATCTGCTGCTGGTGGAGGACAATGTATTCAATCAGGATCTGGCCATGGAGCTGCTAAGCAGGAATGGCATCGGCGTGGAGCTGGCACAGAACGGTCAGGCGGCCCTGGACCGGCTCAGACTGGGCCGCTTCGATGGGGTGTTGATGGACTGCCAGATGCCGGTGATGGACGGCTACACCGCCACCCGCCTGATCCGCCAGCAAGGGGAATACCACGACCTGCCCATCATTGCCATGACCGCCAACGCCATGGTGGAGGACGTGACCAAGGCCCTGGATGCGGGCATGAACGACCACATCGCCAAGCCCATCAATCTATACCAGATGTTCAGCACCCTGGCCAAGTGGATCAAGCCCAGACAGCAAGCGGACGCCTCTTTGCCAACGCCAGTCCAGGATCAGGGCCAGCCCCAAGCCCCAAGCAAACTACCGCTGTTCGCGCACATCGACAGCCAGAAGGCCCTGGCGATGCTGGAAGGAGACGAAGAGCTATACATCAACCTGCTCAGGATGTTCCAGCGCAATCAGGCCGACAGCATCCCCCTTATCCGCCAGGCCCTCGCGGTCGATGACAAAGCCACGGCGGCGCGCGCCGCGCACAGCCTCAAGGGCACCGCCGGCAGCATAGGTGCCACAGGGCTACAGCAACAGAGCCAGGCCCTGGAGCAGGACATCAAGCAGGGACAGGAGATCGACCCCAAACGGCTGGAGCAGATGGAGGCCCTGCTCGAACAAATCCGCGCCGAACTGGCACCCCTGGCAGAAAAAACATCCGAGCAACCCCAACAGCCTCAGGCCCCCTACAGCGATGCAGAGCTGGACCAGCAACTTCAGCTACTCAGGGAGATGGTCGATGACTACCAGGTGGAGAGCAAGGACAAGCTGGCGGAAATTCTTGCCCATCTCGCTGCGGGCACCCTGCGCCAAAACCTGGCACAACTGGGTCCGGACCTGGAGCAGTTTGAATTTGACCAGGCCAAGGAGTGCCTGAACCGAATAATCCCGGCACCTTTCAGTGATGGAAAAGCACCTGAAGCATTACCCTAA
- a CDS encoding phosphate/phosphite/phosphonate ABC transporter substrate-binding protein, which yields MKLACLLLFGLSLLVSPLYAAGQQPGDGEQAFVFGVVPQFEVRKLHAIWRPILDRLQEKTGYRFALRGSASIPEFEQEFIQGRFDFAYMNPYHLVVANQKAGYIPLARDQGRQLFGVLVVRQDSAIQSPAELDGQVVAFPAPNALGASLQMRQELADRFGTTVIPSYVKTHDSVYLNVLLGKAAAGGGVQKTLNQQRPEYRDNLRIIHQTEKVAPHPLAALPRVPEEVRQRVTQALLEMGQSPPDQALLARIPMARIGKAELADYQPLLKMDLQRFYQGP from the coding sequence ATGAAACTCGCTTGCCTGCTGCTGTTTGGTCTCTCTCTCCTGGTCTCACCACTGTACGCAGCAGGGCAGCAGCCGGGTGACGGGGAGCAGGCCTTCGTCTTCGGGGTGGTGCCCCAGTTCGAGGTACGCAAGCTGCACGCCATCTGGCGCCCCATCCTCGACCGGCTGCAGGAGAAGACCGGCTACCGCTTTGCCCTGCGCGGTTCGGCCAGCATCCCTGAGTTTGAGCAAGAATTTATTCAGGGCCGCTTCGACTTTGCCTACATGAACCCCTATCACCTGGTGGTGGCCAACCAGAAGGCCGGCTACATCCCCCTGGCGCGGGATCAGGGCCGCCAGCTGTTTGGCGTACTGGTGGTGCGCCAGGACAGCGCCATCCAATCCCCGGCCGAGCTGGACGGGCAGGTGGTGGCCTTTCCCGCGCCCAATGCCCTGGGTGCCTCCCTGCAGATGCGCCAGGAGCTGGCTGATCGCTTTGGCACCACCGTCATCCCCAGTTACGTCAAGACCCATGATTCGGTCTATCTCAATGTACTGCTGGGCAAGGCGGCGGCCGGTGGCGGGGTGCAGAAGACCCTGAATCAACAAAGGCCCGAGTACCGGGATAATCTGCGTATCATTCATCAAACAGAAAAGGTGGCGCCCCATCCCCTGGCGGCCCTGCCCAGGGTGCCCGAGGAGGTACGCCAGCGGGTAACCCAGGCCCTGCTGGAGATGGGCCAGAGCCCGCCGGATCAGGCCCTGCTGGCGCGTATCCCCATGGCCCGCATCGGCAAGGCCGAGCTGGCCGATTACCAGCCCCTGTTGAAGATGGACCTGCAGCGGTTTTACCAGGGGCCTTGA
- a CDS encoding substrate-binding domain-containing protein — protein MQTRCIPRLRPRLFPLILLLLALHGLALQAAEATPASSKSLAYLVSDIRIPFWDIMARGIRQQAQALGYELRVLSADNQARQELENAISAIRQPVDGIILSPTNSSAAVTLLKLAEDGGIPVVISDIGADSDNYVSFISSDNQQGAYEIGRVLVERMQELDWQQGRVGIIAIPQKRANGQARTQGFLRALEEAGIQSADIRQQRDFSHQETYDFSRELIAAHPDLRAIWLQGSDRYQAALDAIRDSGRTGEVLLICFDAEPAFIDLIPQGVLVGAAMQQPFLMGEMALQTLHDQLQGKPVKKQRQLPILAISARNIAAQLPIIRRNVLGQAP, from the coding sequence ATGCAGACACGCTGTATCCCACGCCTGCGCCCTCGTCTTTTCCCGCTCATTCTGCTGCTTTTGGCGCTCCATGGCTTGGCGTTGCAGGCCGCTGAGGCCACTCCCGCATCGAGCAAGTCCCTGGCCTATCTGGTCTCGGACATCCGCATCCCGTTCTGGGACATCATGGCCCGGGGCATCCGCCAGCAGGCCCAGGCCCTGGGCTATGAACTGCGGGTGCTCAGCGCCGACAACCAGGCCCGCCAGGAGCTGGAGAACGCCATCAGCGCCATCCGCCAGCCGGTGGACGGCATCATCCTCTCCCCCACCAACTCCTCCGCCGCCGTGACCCTGCTCAAGCTGGCCGAGGATGGCGGCATTCCGGTGGTGATCTCGGACATAGGCGCGGACAGCGACAACTACGTTTCATTCATCTCCTCAGACAACCAGCAGGGCGCCTATGAAATCGGCCGGGTGCTGGTGGAGCGGATGCAGGAGCTGGACTGGCAGCAGGGCCGCGTCGGCATCATCGCCATCCCGCAGAAGCGGGCCAACGGTCAGGCCCGCACCCAAGGTTTCCTGCGCGCCCTGGAGGAGGCCGGCATCCAAAGCGCCGACATCCGCCAGCAGCGGGATTTTTCCCACCAGGAGACCTACGACTTCAGCCGCGAGCTGATCGCCGCCCACCCGGACCTGCGCGCCATCTGGCTGCAAGGCTCGGACCGCTATCAGGCGGCGCTCGACGCCATCCGCGACAGCGGGCGGACCGGCGAGGTGCTGCTCATTTGCTTTGACGCCGAACCGGCGTTTATCGACCTCATCCCCCAGGGCGTGCTGGTGGGGGCGGCCATGCAGCAGCCCTTTCTGATGGGGGAGATGGCCCTGCAGACCCTGCACGATCAGCTGCAAGGCAAGCCGGTAAAAAAACAACGGCAACTGCCCATTCTGGCCATCTCAGCACGCAACATCGCCGCGCAACTGCCCATCATCCGGCGCAACGTGCTGGGGCAGGCGCCCTAG
- a CDS encoding EAL domain-containing protein, which translates to MAKKAASLFAILVTLTISIVGLIMALHGLHSYDNTKQRLQQQLIWQVQRDLQVMAENISAPMEAYAVNEYQKLVANKLRLSSGLAILVDDLKMGQIMGQSSYRSGYVRTPGGELREFKPNHPEHQALLDASFYSQRQGISDAEGKLIGWISLYASGEELQARLDQLLLERLIDSLALSGLLIIALFLAIRMLLVRPLLDMVRGINDADADGIPRQPVGEDGPMEIQQLAQTINHMLGAIDRSRRELRLEHQALERERERFQLAVEGSHDGTWDWDMRTNRLYKSSRFTQMLGYQPEDLPDTIEAWSSLIHPEDQEQAHQRVKDYLATRGQGVYESTFRMRTQDGQWRWITGRGKAVFAEDGTPLRFVGFNTDVTRQIRQQQELQEQKQLLQYQANHDALTGLANRSLFSERLEQAIARARRGNLKLALLFIDLDHFKEVNDSLGHRTGDKVLSSVSQRLQQSIRAEDTLGRLGGDEFAILMEDITQEQDASIRAEAILEAIARPFRIDEHEFYLGSSIGISIFPDNGLNARDLLKNADAALFKAKNEGRNNFQYYSAEMTTLAFERLQLETALRLAVANEEFVVYYQPQIDMAQNRIVGAEALVRWQHPSMGLVSPARFIPIAESSGLIVDIDRLVMRMAMRQLVDWHRQGLAHGSLALNLSVKHVHRKDFISSVVEALVESYCDPAWLEFEVTETQVMDNPEEAISMLYRLNNLGIRLALDDFGTGHSSLAYLKRMPISKLKIDQSFVRDLPDDAEDAAISKAVIALAQSLNLDLLAEGIENQQQIDFMLQQGCHKAQGYFYARPLPAEEMTAFYTNWPRRAQS; encoded by the coding sequence ATGGCCAAGAAAGCCGCCTCCCTGTTCGCCATTCTGGTGACCCTGACAATCAGCATTGTCGGCCTGATCATGGCCCTGCACGGCCTGCACAGCTACGACAACACCAAACAGCGGCTGCAACAACAGCTGATCTGGCAGGTGCAACGGGACCTGCAGGTGATGGCGGAGAACATCAGCGCGCCGATGGAGGCCTACGCCGTCAACGAATACCAGAAGCTGGTGGCCAACAAGCTCAGGCTCAGCAGCGGCCTGGCCATACTGGTGGATGACCTGAAGATGGGCCAGATCATGGGCCAGAGCAGCTACCGCAGCGGCTATGTGCGTACGCCAGGGGGCGAACTGAGGGAATTCAAGCCGAACCATCCAGAGCACCAGGCCCTGCTGGATGCCAGCTTCTATTCCCAGCGCCAGGGCATCAGCGATGCCGAGGGCAAGCTGATCGGCTGGATCAGCCTCTATGCCTCCGGCGAGGAGCTGCAAGCGCGGCTGGATCAACTCCTGCTGGAGCGGCTGATTGATTCCCTGGCCTTGAGCGGCCTGCTCATCATCGCCCTGTTTCTGGCCATTCGTATGCTGCTGGTACGCCCCCTGCTGGATATGGTGCGGGGCATCAATGACGCCGATGCCGATGGCATCCCGCGCCAGCCGGTAGGCGAGGACGGGCCGATGGAGATCCAACAGCTGGCGCAGACCATCAACCACATGCTCGGCGCCATCGACCGCTCCCGGCGCGAGCTGCGTCTGGAGCATCAGGCCCTGGAACGGGAGCGCGAGCGCTTTCAGTTGGCGGTGGAGGGCAGCCACGACGGCACCTGGGATTGGGATATGCGCACCAACCGCCTGTATAAATCCTCCCGCTTCACCCAGATGCTGGGCTATCAGCCGGAGGACCTGCCCGATACCATTGAGGCCTGGTCCAGCTTGATTCACCCCGAGGATCAGGAGCAGGCCCACCAGCGAGTCAAGGACTACCTGGCCACCCGTGGCCAGGGGGTCTATGAGAGCACCTTCCGCATGCGCACCCAGGATGGCCAATGGCGCTGGATCACCGGCCGCGGCAAGGCCGTCTTCGCCGAGGATGGCACCCCGCTGCGCTTTGTCGGCTTCAATACCGATGTCACCCGGCAGATCCGCCAGCAGCAGGAATTACAGGAGCAAAAACAGTTACTACAGTATCAGGCCAATCACGACGCTCTCACCGGCCTGGCCAACCGCAGCCTGTTCAGCGAGCGCCTGGAGCAGGCCATCGCCCGCGCCCGGCGCGGCAACCTCAAGCTGGCCCTGCTGTTCATCGACCTGGATCATTTCAAGGAGGTCAACGACAGCCTCGGCCATCGTACCGGCGACAAGGTACTGAGCAGCGTCAGCCAGCGTCTGCAGCAGAGCATCCGCGCCGAGGATACCCTGGGCCGCCTGGGCGGCGACGAATTCGCCATCCTGATGGAGGACATCACCCAGGAGCAGGACGCCTCCATCAGGGCCGAGGCCATACTGGAGGCCATCGCCCGCCCCTTCCGCATCGATGAGCATGAATTCTATCTGGGCAGCAGCATCGGCATCAGCATCTTCCCAGACAACGGCCTGAACGCCCGCGACCTGCTGAAAAACGCCGATGCAGCGCTGTTCAAGGCCAAAAACGAAGGGCGTAACAACTTCCAATACTACAGCGCCGAGATGACCACCCTGGCGTTTGAGCGCCTGCAGCTGGAGACCGCTCTGCGCCTGGCGGTGGCCAATGAGGAATTCGTGGTCTATTACCAGCCGCAGATCGATATGGCGCAAAACCGCATCGTCGGCGCCGAGGCCCTGGTACGCTGGCAACACCCGAGCATGGGCCTGGTCTCGCCGGCCCGCTTCATCCCCATCGCGGAAAGCTCCGGGCTGATCGTGGACATAGACCGCCTGGTCATGCGCATGGCCATGCGCCAGCTGGTGGACTGGCATCGGCAGGGTCTGGCCCACGGCAGCCTGGCGCTCAATCTCAGCGTCAAACACGTACACCGCAAGGACTTCATCTCCTCTGTGGTGGAGGCCCTGGTGGAAAGCTATTGCGACCCGGCCTGGCTGGAGTTCGAGGTCACCGAGACCCAGGTGATGGACAACCCGGAAGAGGCCATCTCCATGCTCTACCGGCTAAACAATCTGGGCATCCGCCTGGCCCTGGACGACTTCGGCACCGGCCATTCCTCCCTGGCCTATCTCAAGCGGATGCCCATCAGCAAGCTCAAAATCGACCAGTCCTTCGTCCGCGACCTGCCCGATGACGCCGAGGACGCGGCCATCAGCAAGGCCGTCATCGCTCTGGCTCAGAGCCTCAACCTGGACCTGCTGGCCGAGGGCATAGAGAATCAGCAACAGATCGACTTCATGCTCCAACAGGGCTGCCACAAGGCCCAGGGCTATTTCTATGCCAGGCCCCTGCCCGCCGAGGAGATGACCGCCTTCTACACCAACTGGCCACGCCGGGCACAGAGTTGA
- a CDS encoding MotA/TolQ/ExbB proton channel family protein produces MLELVKSGGWLMLPILACSVVALAIVIERLWTLRPGYVIPKNLVADIWQVHKQGQLNERAIGIIREGSPLGRVLAAGLVNFNNSREVMKESIEEVGRQVVHEMERFLNTLGTIAAISPLLGLLGTVIGMIKVFSAITQAGVGNPAILAGGISEALITTAAGISVAIPTLMFHRYLNGLVERYAVQMEEEALKMIEVMHGERTGKQ; encoded by the coding sequence GTGTTGGAACTGGTCAAATCCGGCGGTTGGTTGATGCTGCCCATTCTTGCCTGCTCGGTGGTGGCGCTGGCGATTGTCATCGAGCGGCTGTGGACCCTGCGGCCCGGCTATGTGATCCCGAAGAACCTGGTGGCGGACATCTGGCAGGTACACAAACAGGGCCAACTGAACGAGCGTGCCATCGGCATCATCCGCGAGGGCTCGCCCCTGGGGCGGGTATTGGCCGCCGGGCTGGTCAACTTCAACAACTCCCGCGAGGTGATGAAGGAATCCATCGAGGAGGTTGGCCGTCAGGTGGTGCACGAGATGGAGCGCTTCCTCAACACCCTGGGCACCATTGCCGCCATCTCGCCTCTGCTTGGCCTGCTCGGCACCGTGATCGGCATGATCAAGGTGTTCAGCGCCATCACCCAGGCCGGGGTGGGCAATCCGGCGATTCTCGCCGGGGGTATCTCCGAGGCCCTGATCACCACTGCCGCCGGTATCTCGGTGGCCATCCCCACGCTGATGTTTCATCGCTACCTCAACGGCCTGGTAGAGCGCTATGCAGTGCAGATGGAGGAGGAGGCGCTGAAGATGATCGAGGTCATGCACGGCGAGCGGACCGGGAAGCAATGA
- a CDS encoding biopolymer transporter ExbD, which yields MNLRPHKARSVDINMTPLIDVVFLMLIFFMVSTTFDRSSRIQLELPEAGQARQEQKEERQISIVIDAEGNFYLDDEQLVNNGFATLKRALEKRVQGLQSLPPLAIVADARTSHQRVMTAMDAASQVGLVNMSFPARQREP from the coding sequence ATGAACCTGCGCCCGCACAAGGCCCGCTCGGTGGATATCAACATGACGCCGCTGATTGACGTGGTGTTTCTCATGCTGATCTTCTTCATGGTCTCCACCACCTTTGATCGCAGCAGCCGCATCCAGCTGGAGTTGCCCGAGGCCGGTCAGGCCCGGCAGGAGCAAAAGGAGGAACGGCAGATCAGCATCGTCATCGATGCCGAGGGCAACTTCTATCTGGATGACGAACAGCTGGTGAACAACGGCTTTGCCACCCTCAAGCGCGCCCTGGAAAAGCGCGTTCAGGGCCTGCAATCCCTGCCACCCCTGGCCATAGTGGCCGATGCCAGGACCAGCCATCAGAGGGTAATGACGGCGATGGATGCCGCCAGCCAGGTGGGCCTGGTGAACATGAGCTTTCCCGCCCGCCAGCGCGAGCCCTGA
- a CDS encoding tetraacyldisaccharide 4'-kinase, giving the protein MRQLDTYWQDLNPVALSLLPLAGLFFLLLKLRRGLYRRGWLNSVRLPVPVLVVGNIRVGGSGKSPLVAALALALKARGWRPGIIARGYGGRARQWPQAVHAGSDPGLLGDEPVMLAQLTGCPLWVGPDRVAAAQALLAENDCDLILSDDGLQHYRLRRDLEIALIDGQRRHGNGLLLPAGPLREPLSRLDQVDWRLTKGRAGPGEMALELGLGDAVGLSDPQRRRPLGQWVGQSVHALAGIAHPESFFGLLRRQGLRPITHPFADHHAFKAADIRFDDDKPVLMTHKDAVKCQGLADQRHWYVPLQARLPAAFIHQVDLALQTITGKING; this is encoded by the coding sequence GTGCGCCAGCTGGATACCTACTGGCAAGACCTGAACCCTGTCGCCCTGAGCCTGCTGCCCCTGGCCGGGCTGTTCTTTCTGCTGCTCAAGCTGCGTCGCGGGCTCTATCGGCGCGGCTGGCTGAACTCGGTACGCCTGCCTGTGCCGGTGCTGGTGGTGGGCAATATCCGCGTCGGCGGCAGCGGCAAATCCCCCTTGGTGGCGGCCCTGGCCCTGGCCCTCAAGGCCCGTGGCTGGCGGCCCGGCATCATCGCCCGGGGCTATGGCGGCCGCGCCCGGCAGTGGCCGCAAGCGGTCCATGCCGGGTCCGACCCCGGGCTGCTGGGCGACGAGCCGGTGATGCTGGCCCAACTCACCGGCTGCCCCCTGTGGGTGGGACCGGATCGGGTGGCCGCCGCCCAGGCCCTGCTGGCCGAAAACGACTGTGACCTGATCCTGTCCGATGACGGCCTGCAGCACTACCGCCTGCGGCGCGACCTGGAGATCGCCCTGATCGATGGCCAGCGCCGCCACGGCAACGGCCTGCTGCTGCCGGCCGGTCCCCTGCGTGAGCCGCTCTCGCGCCTGGATCAGGTGGATTGGCGCTTGACCAAGGGACGGGCCGGGCCGGGCGAGATGGCCCTTGAGCTGGGGCTGGGCGATGCGGTCGGCCTGAGCGATCCCCAACGGCGGCGACCCCTGGGGCAATGGGTTGGCCAGTCGGTCCATGCCCTGGCCGGCATCGCCCACCCCGAGTCCTTCTTTGGCCTGTTGCGCCGGCAGGGGCTGCGGCCGATAACCCACCCCTTTGCCGATCATCATGCCTTTAAGGCCGCGGATATCCGTTTTGATGACGACAAACCGGTGCTCATGACCCACAAGGATGCCGTAAAATGCCAGGGCCTGGCCGACCAACGCCACTGGTATGTGCCCCTGCAGGCGCGACTGCCTGCCGCCTTTATTCATCAAGTCGATCTGGCTTTGCAGACAATAACGGGAAAAATCAATGGATAA
- a CDS encoding Trm112 family protein, producing MDKYLLEILVCPLCKGPLYYDKKAEELICRPDRLAYPVRDGIPVMLEDEARELDPEEGVPA from the coding sequence ATGGATAAGTATCTGCTGGAAATATTGGTCTGTCCCCTGTGCAAGGGGCCGCTGTATTACGACAAAAAGGCCGAGGAGTTGATCTGTCGGCCCGACCGCCTGGCCTATCCGGTACGCGATGGCATCCCGGTGATGCTGGAGGACGAGGCGCGGGAGCTGGACCCGGAGGAAGGGGTTCCGGCCTGA